Proteins encoded within one genomic window of Pirellulales bacterium:
- the recR gene encoding recombination mediator RecR produces MAGGSDCVTRLIEEFGRLPGIGRKSAERLAYHVLRVQRGEALALADAIRAVKENVRHCRQCYNLAESELCSICADPRRDATTICVVEQPRDLLAIEQAGTYHGLYHVLLGRIAPLEGIGPDQLTIEALVARVRAGQVRELIMATNPTVEGDGTALHISSLLADCPVTITRLARGITSGSVLEFANKEIVADALAGRQRL; encoded by the coding sequence GTGGCCGGAGGCAGCGACTGCGTCACACGCTTGATCGAGGAGTTCGGACGCTTGCCAGGGATCGGCCGCAAATCGGCCGAACGACTGGCGTATCACGTGCTGCGCGTGCAGCGCGGCGAGGCGCTGGCGCTGGCCGACGCGATTCGAGCGGTCAAAGAAAACGTCCGGCATTGCCGGCAATGTTATAATCTGGCCGAGAGCGAGCTGTGCTCGATCTGCGCCGATCCGCGTCGCGATGCGACGACGATTTGCGTCGTCGAACAGCCGCGTGACCTGCTGGCCATCGAGCAGGCCGGCACTTATCACGGTTTGTATCACGTGCTGCTGGGGCGGATTGCCCCGCTCGAAGGTATCGGTCCGGACCAATTGACGATCGAGGCGCTGGTCGCGCGGGTCCGCGCCGGCCAGGTGCGCGAATTGATCATGGCGACCAATCCGACGGTCGAGGGCGACGGTACGGCCCTGCACATCAGCAGTCTGCTGGCAGACTGCCCGGTAACCATCACCCGCCTCGCCCGGGGGATCACCAGCGGCAGTGTGCTAGAATTTGCCAATAAGGAGATTGTTGCGGACGCATTGGCCGGAAGGCAGCGACTATAA
- a CDS encoding YbaB/EbfC family nucleoid-associated protein — MKQAQELGGKMQQLGEQLRARHVTGTAGGGLLEIEMNGACEVLACRIDPQLLQNPDKELLEDLVRSAVNQAVEKAQAAHGEAMQALTGGISLPGLDTLLSRLPGVKP, encoded by the coding sequence ATGAAACAAGCGCAAGAGCTGGGCGGAAAGATGCAGCAGCTCGGGGAGCAATTGCGTGCGCGGCACGTGACGGGTACGGCCGGCGGCGGGCTCCTGGAAATCGAAATGAATGGTGCCTGTGAAGTGCTGGCTTGCCGCATCGATCCGCAGCTGTTGCAAAATCCCGACAAAGAATTGCTCGAAGACCTGGTACGCTCGGCGGTGAACCAGGCCGTGGAAAAGGCCCAAGCAGCGCACGGCGAGGCGATGCAAGCGTTGACCGGCGGGATTTCGCTGCCGGGGCTCGACACTTTGCTTTCGCGTCTGCCGGGTGTCAAGCCTTAG